The following coding sequences lie in one bacterium genomic window:
- a CDS encoding ribonuclease D: MTDQVMIVAKDRENQPVVLIESDSGVADACAALRDSPRLGVDTESNSMHAFRERVCTIQVTGSDGHYIFDTIAVSEPALGEMFADPSVEKIFHGGVYDLGLLKRDFGYSFAGLFDTAIAAELLGFDKIGLAALVEKYCGVVLAKKYTTCDWARRPFSEGQIEYLYQDTRFLFELADALSRELAERDLTDEARFEFERLADIPPLAPSFARAVVWNVKGIDAVETEAGLRVLNRLFLWRQDKARELDRPPFKVLGNQAMLEIASRLPRARDEFLAVKGVTRRVWDRFGRDLVAAVSLGLAGEGEGPPPRPAPKPFPPGWERRLTGRLKDWRNRTAERLGVGRSAVLPTRSLKEIVRLRPRTPEALAAVEGLGAARFRKYGGEILRILGT; the protein is encoded by the coding sequence ATGACGGACCAGGTTATGATCGTTGCCAAGGACAGAGAAAACCAGCCGGTCGTTCTCATCGAATCGGATTCGGGGGTGGCGGATGCCTGCGCGGCGTTACGCGACTCTCCCCGCCTGGGGGTGGATACCGAGAGCAATTCCATGCACGCTTTCCGGGAACGGGTCTGTACCATCCAGGTGACCGGGAGCGACGGCCACTATATCTTCGACACCATCGCCGTCTCCGAGCCCGCTCTCGGGGAGATGTTCGCCGACCCCTCCGTGGAAAAAATTTTTCACGGGGGGGTGTACGACCTGGGTCTGCTGAAACGCGATTTCGGATATTCCTTCGCCGGACTTTTCGACACCGCCATCGCCGCGGAGCTTCTCGGTTTCGATAAGATCGGCCTGGCCGCCCTGGTGGAGAAGTACTGCGGAGTGGTCCTGGCCAAGAAATACACCACCTGCGACTGGGCCCGGCGCCCGTTCTCCGAGGGGCAGATCGAGTATCTTTATCAGGACACCCGTTTTCTCTTCGAGCTGGCCGACGCCCTGAGCCGGGAATTGGCGGAGCGGGATTTGACCGATGAGGCCCGGTTCGAGTTCGAGCGTTTAGCGGATATTCCGCCCCTGGCTCCCTCTTTCGCCCGGGCGGTCGTCTGGAATGTGAAGGGGATCGATGCCGTCGAAACCGAGGCCGGGTTGAGAGTGCTCAACCGGCTTTTCCTCTGGCGCCAGGATAAGGCCCGGGAACTGGACCGTCCCCCCTTCAAGGTCCTGGGGAACCAGGCTATGCTGGAGATAGCTTCCCGTCTCCCGCGTGCGCGCGACGAGTTCCTCGCCGTCAAGGGGGTGACCCGGCGGGTCTGGGACCGGTTCGGACGGGATCTTGTCGCCGCCGTCTCCCTGGGTTTGGCCGGGGAAGGGGAGGGCCCGCCTCCCCGTCCCGCTCCCAAGCCGTTTCCCCCCGGCTGGGAGCGGCGGTTGACGGGGAGGCTCAAGGATTGGAGAAACCGGACTGCGGAACGGCTCGGGGTCGGCCGTTCGGCCGTTCTCCCCACCCGTTCCCTGAAAGAGATCGTGCGCCTGCGCCCGCGCACCCCGGAAGCCTTGGCTGCGGTCGAGGGTCTCGGTGCCGCCCGGTTCCGCAAATACGGCGGGGAAATTCTACGGATCCTGGGGACGTGA
- a CDS encoding glutaredoxin family protein — MENPRITIWALSTCIHCRRAARLLDQLEVPYRKVEVDLLSGEERARALEEMSRHNPERSFPTLLIGEEVIVGNIPERIREAVNRDASR, encoded by the coding sequence ATGGAAAATCCCCGCATAACGATATGGGCTTTAAGCACCTGCATCCATTGCCGCCGGGCGGCACGGCTGCTCGACCAGCTGGAAGTTCCCTACCGGAAAGTCGAAGTCGACCTCCTTTCGGGGGAGGAACGCGCACGGGCGCTGGAGGAAATGTCCCGCCACAACCCCGAACGTTCCTTCCCCACCCTGTTGATCGGCGAAGAAGTCATCGTCGGCAATATCCCGGAGCGGATCCGCGAAGCCGTGAACCGGGACGCGTCCCGATGA
- a CDS encoding ferredoxin-thioredoxin reductase catalytic domain-containing protein, whose amino-acid sequence MTPEELREQLRPLQEKLGYFFNRDREMTLELLEGLLKNRERYGYMACPCRLASGDRERDRDIFCPCVYREPDVREYGSCYCGLYVSEAWNRGEIPHSHVPERRPGGGAV is encoded by the coding sequence ATGACTCCCGAAGAACTTCGGGAACAGCTCCGTCCCCTCCAGGAAAAGCTCGGTTATTTTTTCAACCGCGACCGGGAGATGACCCTGGAACTGCTGGAGGGCCTCCTGAAAAACCGGGAGCGCTACGGCTACATGGCCTGCCCCTGCCGATTGGCCAGCGGGGACCGCGAACGGGACCGGGATATATTCTGCCCCTGCGTCTACCGCGAACCGGACGTGCGGGAATACGGCTCCTGCTACTGCGGCCTCTACGTCTCGGAAGCCTGGAACCGGGGGGAGATCCCCCATAGCCACGTCCCCGAGCGACGGCCGGGCGGAGGAGCGGTGTAA
- the thiE gene encoding thiamine phosphate synthase produces the protein MTGGFGLYVILTEPEAGYERAAAAATEEEAAFLQLRMKDRPEREVLDMALKLRKITRGSKTRFIVNDSLETARDADADGVHLGREDMALSRARELWRSPGKIFGLSTHSIGEAEAAAAAGADYIGVGPVFPTPTKPGPDPALGADLAAKIARESPVPAVAIGGITEENLPLLLSLGVRTVACVRPVCGTSNPAAAIRRWQAILRTAAGDEGRP, from the coding sequence ATGACCGGCGGTTTCGGACTCTACGTCATCCTCACCGAACCGGAGGCGGGATACGAACGGGCGGCGGCGGCGGCTACGGAGGAGGAAGCGGCTTTCCTGCAATTGCGGATGAAGGATCGGCCGGAACGTGAAGTTCTGGACATGGCCCTAAAACTCCGGAAGATCACCCGCGGATCGAAGACCCGATTCATCGTCAACGACTCCCTGGAGACGGCCCGGGATGCCGATGCCGACGGGGTGCACCTGGGTCGGGAAGACATGGCTCTCTCCCGGGCCCGGGAACTCTGGCGGAGTCCGGGCAAGATTTTCGGACTTTCCACTCACAGTATCGGCGAAGCCGAAGCCGCCGCGGCCGCGGGAGCGGATTATATCGGGGTAGGACCGGTTTTCCCCACTCCGACCAAACCCGGGCCCGACCCGGCGCTGGGGGCGGATCTGGCCGCGAAGATCGCCCGGGAATCGCCCGTACCCGCGGTCGCCATCGGGGGGATCACGGAAGAGAACCTCCCTCTCCTTCTTTCCCTGGGGGTCCGCACCGTCGCCTGCGTACGCCCCGTCTGCGGGACCTCGAACCCCGCGGCCGCGATCCGGCGCTGGCAGGCCATTCTGCGCACGGCGGCCGGCGACGAGGGGCGGCCATGA
- a CDS encoding bile acid:sodium symporter yields MKHFLGSLAFPLGLAGAIAAGLLFPEAGLGTSGLRFLGAPPRLLAVIGIFLVTGLLLEPAGLTKGKRFAAAAVAAVAVNLFCGPLLGGLLGRAFRPEEAVLAAFLVFSCAPTTLSSSAVITRTAGGNVTWALSFIILLSLVGIVVLPFSLAQTLARGGISVDRWAILRNVFFLVMLPTGFGFALQKTLRRPRGKAWAHMPPALVVFIVWLSVSGARARLGAFTPGAAAGAAALAAGFHFCLLALAAAAARALRLDPREARALWFAGSQKSLPVTVSILLMLGAAEDSGKPIFDAATAAAVILYFPQIVIDSLAAAAARIRGGNGNKAVAEDGRLP; encoded by the coding sequence ATGAAACACTTTCTCGGTTCGCTGGCCTTTCCCCTGGGTCTGGCGGGGGCCATCGCCGCGGGTCTTCTCTTCCCCGAGGCCGGCCTCGGAACGAGCGGCCTGCGCTTCCTGGGGGCTCCGCCCCGCCTTCTGGCCGTCATCGGCATCTTCCTGGTTACCGGGCTTCTGCTCGAACCCGCCGGGCTGACCAAAGGGAAAAGGTTCGCGGCGGCGGCCGTGGCGGCGGTGGCGGTGAATCTTTTCTGCGGCCCTCTGCTGGGCGGCTTGCTGGGGCGCGCTTTCAGGCCAGAGGAGGCGGTGCTGGCCGCGTTCCTGGTTTTTTCCTGCGCCCCCACCACCCTGAGTTCGTCAGCCGTCATCACCCGAACCGCGGGGGGGAACGTCACCTGGGCTTTGTCCTTCATCATCCTCCTCAGCCTGGTCGGGATCGTGGTCCTGCCCTTCTCCCTGGCCCAGACGCTTGCCCGGGGAGGAATCTCCGTCGACCGCTGGGCGATTCTCCGCAACGTCTTCTTCCTGGTCATGCTCCCGACCGGGTTCGGGTTCGCTCTTCAGAAAACGCTGCGGCGCCCGAGGGGAAAAGCCTGGGCGCACATGCCGCCGGCGCTGGTCGTCTTCATCGTCTGGCTCTCGGTTTCCGGCGCCCGGGCCCGCCTGGGCGCCTTCACGCCGGGGGCGGCGGCCGGAGCCGCCGCCCTGGCCGCCGGTTTCCACTTCTGCCTCCTGGCGCTGGCCGCGGCGGCGGCCCGAGCCCTGCGGCTGGACCCCCGTGAAGCCCGAGCCCTCTGGTTCGCCGGCTCCCAGAAGAGCCTCCCGGTCACGGTTTCGATCCTGCTCATGCTGGGAGCGGCGGAAGACTCCGGAAAACCGATCTTCGACGCCGCCACGGCCGCCGCCGTAATACTCTACTTTCCGCAAATCGTCATCGACTCCCTGGCGGCGGCGGCGGCGCGGATACGAGGCGGGAACGGCAACAAAGCCGTTGCCGAAGACGGACGGCTGCCCTAA
- a CDS encoding phosphatase PAP2 family protein, which translates to MIARRQTDRGPGAVGAKALTGATVLAAAGAAVLYLLLFWFCDRPVDLWVRAHWAGTWVFSAGTLVSELATGEYLRLGAAAGFIAVAVFDPGLKRSWARNLLCVCLAFAVATVVGEGLKYLLGRCRPVLLFDEGRYGFTFFASKWELNSTPSGHTLRAFSILTSLALLFRRYRAGFVALAVLVAVSRVAVTAHYPADIVLGAFIGVFSALWTHRYFFGKAETASPGGQRA; encoded by the coding sequence ATGATCGCAAGGAGGCAAACGGACCGGGGCCCGGGCGCCGTCGGCGCAAAAGCGTTAACCGGGGCCACCGTCCTGGCGGCGGCCGGCGCCGCGGTCTTATATCTTCTCCTGTTTTGGTTCTGCGACCGCCCCGTCGACCTCTGGGTCCGCGCCCATTGGGCCGGTACCTGGGTTTTTTCGGCGGGAACCCTGGTCTCCGAACTGGCCACCGGGGAATATCTCCGGCTGGGGGCGGCGGCCGGCTTCATAGCGGTGGCGGTTTTCGACCCCGGCCTGAAACGCTCCTGGGCCCGGAACCTCCTCTGCGTCTGTCTCGCCTTCGCGGTCGCCACCGTCGTCGGAGAAGGCTTGAAGTACCTGTTGGGCCGCTGCCGCCCGGTGCTGCTCTTCGACGAAGGCCGCTACGGTTTCACTTTCTTCGCCTCGAAATGGGAACTGAACTCCACGCCTTCCGGGCATACCCTCCGCGCCTTCTCGATCCTGACCTCGCTCGCCCTCCTCTTCCGCAGGTACCGGGCCGGGTTCGTCGCGCTGGCCGTTCTCGTCGCGGTCAGCCGGGTGGCGGTCACCGCCCACTACCCGGCGGATATCGTCCTGGGGGCCTTCATCGGCGTCTTCAGCGCCCTCTGGACCCACCGATACTTCTTCGGGAAAGCGGAGACCGCCTCACCCGGCGGGCAACGGGCCTAA
- a CDS encoding VIT1/CCC1 transporter family protein, translated as MRKMTDIGERLLDFQRGEITEHRIYLSLAERLKSEENRRVLRRIADEELRHYGVWKRHTGRDVAPDRWKIRWYGFLARVAGFTFAVKLMERGEEGAEENYERLRDEVPEAEKIAEDENRHERELLALLDEERLRYTGSVVLGLNDALVELTGALAGFTLALRDTRLIALTGLITGVAAALSMASSEYLSRKAEGSEVSPGKAALYTGAAYIVTVGLLILPYLVLADYFACLGLTLGAAVFIIFCFNYYLSVARDLPFLRRFLEMAGISLGVAAASFGVGYLVRALLGVDA; from the coding sequence ATGAGAAAGATGACGGACATCGGGGAACGGCTCTTGGATTTTCAGCGCGGTGAAATCACCGAGCACCGGATCTACCTGAGCTTGGCCGAGCGGCTGAAATCGGAAGAGAACCGGCGGGTTCTGCGCCGGATCGCCGACGAGGAGCTGCGCCACTACGGCGTCTGGAAGCGGCACACGGGACGCGATGTCGCTCCCGACCGCTGGAAGATCCGCTGGTACGGGTTCCTCGCCCGCGTGGCCGGTTTCACCTTCGCGGTCAAGCTGATGGAGCGGGGCGAGGAGGGCGCGGAAGAAAACTACGAGCGCCTCCGGGATGAGGTCCCCGAAGCCGAGAAGATCGCCGAAGACGAAAACCGCCACGAACGCGAACTCCTCGCCCTGCTCGACGAGGAGCGCCTCCGCTATACCGGTTCGGTCGTCCTCGGCCTCAACGACGCCCTGGTCGAGTTGACCGGCGCCCTGGCCGGCTTCACCCTGGCTCTGCGCGATACCCGGCTGATCGCCCTGACCGGCTTGATCACCGGGGTGGCGGCGGCCCTCTCCATGGCTTCTTCGGAATATCTGTCCCGGAAAGCCGAAGGTTCCGAGGTCAGCCCCGGGAAAGCCGCCCTCTATACGGGGGCCGCTTACATCGTCACGGTCGGCCTTCTTATCCTCCCGTACCTGGTGCTCGCCGATTACTTCGCCTGCCTGGGGCTGACGCTGGGCGCCGCCGTTTTCATCATCTTCTGCTTCAACTACTACCTCTCGGTGGCCCGGGACCTGCCCTTCCTCCGCCGTTTTCTGGAGATGGCCGGGATCAGCCTGGGGGTGGCCGCGGCCAGTTTCGGAGTCGGTTACCTGGTCCGGGCCCTGCTGGGCGTGGACGCTTAG
- a CDS encoding DMT family transporter produces MRRPRSSAAPSAPRGIVCMVAAFLFVAVTGSLVKQAVASGLPTAVVVFFESLIPLLAVTAWHLRRGLKKFSLPSGRYGLQFLQGSLAFFTSYLMYLAIRTVPVSSGVLLNSSAPLFIPVISYFWFRRRLSPGLIAAVAVGFVGIVLILDPAAGTFARPGILLALASGVAVAFDDIVVGLLDDAGTEREDVTLFFVFLMTALLSGLFAAPVWKTPRGAQWIYLFAAAAGFLFIELFLVRSFSFAPVAVVSPFMYFGVVFAGVIDWLAWGEVPGLRMLAGVALVVGGAVFSILGGAGPPSRPGLDGNTPPGIIGPER; encoded by the coding sequence GTGAGGCGCCCCCGCTCGAGCGCGGCTCCCTCGGCGCCCCGGGGAATAGTCTGCATGGTCGCGGCCTTCTTGTTCGTGGCCGTGACCGGATCCCTGGTCAAACAGGCGGTCGCCTCCGGACTGCCCACCGCCGTGGTGGTCTTCTTCGAAAGCCTGATTCCTCTCCTGGCCGTCACCGCCTGGCATCTGCGCCGGGGTTTGAAGAAGTTTTCCCTGCCCAGCGGCCGCTACGGCCTGCAGTTTCTCCAGGGGAGCCTGGCTTTCTTCACCTCGTATCTGATGTACCTGGCGATCAGGACCGTCCCGGTCTCCAGCGGAGTGCTTCTCAACAGCTCGGCCCCCCTCTTCATCCCGGTCATCTCGTATTTCTGGTTCCGCCGCCGCCTCTCCCCCGGCTTGATCGCCGCTGTTGCGGTCGGTTTCGTCGGCATCGTTCTCATTCTCGACCCCGCCGCCGGGACGTTCGCCCGCCCCGGCATCCTTCTCGCGCTGGCTTCCGGGGTCGCCGTGGCCTTCGATGACATCGTCGTCGGCCTCCTCGATGACGCCGGGACCGAGCGCGAAGATGTGACCCTCTTCTTCGTTTTTCTGATGACGGCCCTTCTTTCCGGACTGTTCGCCGCGCCCGTCTGGAAGACCCCCCGGGGCGCGCAGTGGATCTACCTGTTCGCCGCCGCCGCCGGGTTCCTGTTCATCGAGCTCTTCCTGGTCCGTTCCTTCTCTTTCGCCCCCGTCGCCGTCGTCTCCCCCTTCATGTATTTCGGGGTCGTTTTCGCCGGGGTGATCGACTGGCTGGCCTGGGGGGAGGTTCCGGGGTTGAGGATGCTCGCCGGGGTGGCTCTGGTGGTGGGAGGAGCGGTGTTCTCGATCCTGGGGGGTGCCGGGCCGCCGTCGCGGCCGGGGCTTGACGGGAATACCCCGCCGGGTATCATCGGCCCAGAGAGATGA
- a CDS encoding arylsulfotransferase family protein, with amino-acid sequence MKKTLAVLGVLAAAVFVSLLLLAPGPAPAPGRGNLDELVSLPYLAWSEQTVSARVAGVVAWDRDRACPGYTLYADGSDYAWLLDLEGRPVHRWRFPDPGKGWDFARLLDGGGIVAFHEGESLVRLDRESRVVWELPIGIHHEISPLDGGDFLVAVSNPHRLYRSRLVEFDSVRRISSQGEPGEEWATFTHFSELRNIHGPTALDAETGAGGFARALQRFYASHLRWGIYELDNLFRRCLGLEKYSYYHLNSAQALPRTELGRRDERFRAGNWLICLRNVNLVLAVDPRTGKIVWEWGADVLDWPHMPRMLENGRILVFDNGYHRGFSRILEIDPVSGRTVWSYLADPPQAFSSPTRGSCQRLPNGNTLICESDRGRIFEVDPAGATVWEFYNPKIEDGRRGLIYRALRLPPERVEGWLSPPPPAP; translated from the coding sequence ATGAAGAAAACGTTGGCGGTGCTGGGGGTTCTGGCCGCGGCGGTGTTCGTCTCCCTGCTCCTCCTGGCGCCGGGTCCCGCTCCCGCTCCGGGGCGTGGGAACCTCGATGAACTGGTCTCGCTCCCTTACCTGGCCTGGTCGGAACAGACCGTATCCGCCCGCGTCGCCGGTGTGGTCGCCTGGGACCGGGACCGGGCCTGCCCCGGCTACACGCTCTACGCCGACGGGTCCGATTATGCCTGGCTCCTGGACCTGGAGGGGCGCCCCGTTCATCGCTGGCGGTTCCCCGACCCGGGGAAAGGCTGGGATTTCGCCCGGCTTCTCGACGGCGGCGGGATCGTGGCCTTTCATGAAGGCGAAAGCCTGGTCCGCCTCGACCGCGAGTCCCGGGTGGTCTGGGAACTGCCGATCGGCATCCACCACGAGATCTCTCCTCTCGACGGCGGAGATTTCCTGGTGGCCGTCTCCAACCCGCACCGTCTCTACCGCTCCCGCCTGGTCGAGTTCGACTCCGTCCGCCGGATTTCGTCGCAGGGCGAGCCGGGAGAAGAATGGGCGACGTTTACCCATTTCAGCGAATTGAGAAACATCCACGGCCCCACCGCCCTCGACGCCGAAACCGGGGCCGGCGGCTTTGCCCGCGCTCTGCAGCGCTTTTACGCCTCCCATCTGCGTTGGGGGATTTACGAGCTCGACAACCTCTTCCGCCGGTGCCTGGGCCTGGAGAAGTACAGCTACTACCACCTCAACTCCGCCCAGGCCCTCCCTCGAACCGAACTGGGGCGCCGCGACGAACGTTTCCGGGCCGGCAACTGGCTCATCTGCCTGCGCAACGTCAATCTGGTCCTGGCCGTCGACCCCCGGACCGGGAAAATCGTCTGGGAGTGGGGAGCGGACGTCCTCGACTGGCCCCACATGCCCCGGATGCTCGAGAACGGCCGGATCCTGGTCTTCGACAACGGGTACCACCGCGGATTTTCCCGCATTCTGGAGATCGACCCCGTTTCCGGCCGGACGGTCTGGTCCTACCTGGCCGATCCGCCCCAGGCCTTTTCTTCTCCCACCCGGGGGTCCTGCCAGCGGCTTCCCAACGGCAACACCCTTATCTGCGAATCGGACCGGGGTCGGATCTTCGAAGTCGATCCGGCCGGCGCTACGGTCTGGGAGTTCTACAACCCTAAGATCGAAGACGGCCGCCGCGGTCTCATCTACCGGGCGCTGCGCCTGCCTCCGGAACGGGTCGAAGGGTGGCTTTCCCCGCCGCCGCCCGCTCCATGA
- the rplQ gene encoding 50S ribosomal protein L17 → MRHRKDTFKLNRTSAHRRALLANLVAALIVEEKIETTLPKARAAARWADRMVTLAKKNDLASRRRAVAFLGRKDAVKKLFDEIGPRFGERRGGYTRVLKMSAARRGDGGPTAVILFSEKLEASAPAPEGSKAKKEPAKKTPRKAPARKTAAKSGKKPAAGKKKSAEAPAETETPEAEQ, encoded by the coding sequence GTGCGACACCGTAAAGATACTTTTAAACTCAACCGGACTTCCGCGCACCGGCGGGCCCTGTTGGCCAATCTGGTCGCCGCGCTGATCGTGGAGGAGAAGATCGAGACCACCCTTCCCAAGGCCCGGGCGGCGGCCCGGTGGGCCGACCGCATGGTCACCCTGGCCAAGAAGAACGATCTCGCCTCGCGCCGGCGCGCCGTGGCTTTTCTCGGGCGCAAGGACGCGGTCAAGAAACTCTTCGACGAGATCGGGCCGCGCTTCGGCGAACGCCGGGGTGGGTACACTCGGGTTCTGAAGATGTCGGCGGCCCGCCGCGGCGACGGCGGTCCCACCGCCGTGATTCTTTTCAGCGAGAAGTTGGAGGCGTCGGCTCCCGCCCCGGAAGGTTCCAAGGCCAAGAAGGAGCCGGCCAAGAAAACGCCGAGGAAGGCTCCGGCCCGAAAAACCGCGGCCAAGTCCGGAAAGAAGCCCGCGGCCGGGAAGAAGAAGAGCGCAGAAGCTCCGGCCGAAACTGAGACCCCCGAGGCCGAGCAGTAG
- a CDS encoding DNA-directed RNA polymerase subunit alpha, with product MAVIMGKLALPNKLVWDEASATPTFTKFIAEPFERGYGFTLGNALRRVLLSSLEGAAITKIKIEGVQHEFSTVPGVYEDVTDIVLNLKQVVLKMDGREPRKITLDVSGEKEVTAGDIETGGTVEVINPEQYLARIEAGGRLRMEIWVGLGRGYRPAEQNKSSADVLGVIPIDAIFTPVRKVKYYVEDTRVGQRTDFNRLIIEIWTDGRVSPREALIQSSAILKKHLDLFTEDDRYTVEFEDEVGSDLDEENKFQKLLKMPITEIELSVRSKNCIEAANIQTIGDLVSRSEAEMLKYRNFGKKSLEEIKNILGRLGLHLGMDLSAPVGELPAEFESEEAVFNTIPEE from the coding sequence GAACGCGGGTACGGTTTCACCCTGGGCAACGCCTTGAGACGGGTCCTCCTCTCCTCGCTGGAAGGCGCCGCCATCACCAAGATCAAGATCGAGGGGGTCCAGCACGAATTTTCGACCGTTCCCGGCGTTTACGAGGACGTCACCGACATCGTCCTCAACCTCAAGCAGGTGGTGTTGAAGATGGACGGCCGCGAGCCCCGGAAGATCACGCTCGACGTCTCCGGGGAGAAAGAAGTCACCGCCGGCGATATCGAGACCGGCGGCACGGTCGAGGTCATCAACCCCGAACAGTATCTGGCCCGGATCGAGGCGGGCGGCCGTCTGCGCATGGAGATCTGGGTCGGTCTCGGCCGCGGTTACCGTCCGGCCGAGCAGAACAAGAGTTCGGCGGACGTGCTCGGAGTGATCCCCATCGACGCCATCTTCACCCCGGTGCGCAAAGTCAAATACTACGTCGAGGACACCCGGGTGGGGCAGCGGACCGACTTCAATCGTCTCATCATCGAGATCTGGACCGACGGGAGGGTCTCCCCCCGCGAGGCCCTGATCCAGTCCTCGGCCATTCTCAAGAAACACCTCGATCTTTTCACCGAGGACGACCGCTACACGGTCGAGTTCGAGGACGAGGTCGGATCCGATCTGGACGAAGAGAACAAGTTCCAGAAGCTCTTGAAGATGCCCATCACCGAGATCGAACTCTCGGTTCGCTCCAAGAACTGCATCGAGGCGGCCAACATTCAGACGATCGGGGATCTGGTCTCCCGGAGCGAGGCGGAGATGCTCAAATACCGCAATTTCGGCAAGAAGTCCCTGGAAGAGATCAAGAACATCCTTGGCCGTCTGGGATTGCATCTGGGCATGGATCTCTCGGCCCCCGTCGGGGAACTTCCGGCGGAATTCGAGTCCGAGGAGGCGGTTTTCAACACCATCCCGGAGGAATAG